In Kryptolebias marmoratus isolate JLee-2015 linkage group LG4, ASM164957v2, whole genome shotgun sequence, the following proteins share a genomic window:
- the trub2 gene encoding mitochondrial mRNA pseudouridine synthase TRUB2 — MATPAIRTFRRLEGLFCVYKPVGVHWKLVRDTIETNLLKGVNASPPPVPHEVRFLEGSSDEAEAPRGLSVYAASLPALSKHPLVTGPEFQHIRVGVGHRLDASSSGVLVLAVGNGNRALNDLYNTRTTRDYTLDCEFGTATHDFSPTGRVVERSTYGHITQDKLERVTAMLEGANQKALKLYSNVDMNSQEAYELAVQGLLGPDGKSAPILTGLRCMHFQPPRFTLEVQCLNESQRYLRKVVHEIGLELRSTAVCKGVRRTRDGFFTLQDALTRHHWSAADVMRAVYNYHSSKKDRKRPQLLIERPVLGASVGKVTAAQQSETSEDVSAGGAR, encoded by the exons ATGGCAACTCCAGCTATTCGGACGTTCCGGAGGTTAGAGggcctgttttgtgtttacaaacCCGTCGGTGTGCACTGGAAACTTGTGCGGGACACCATCGAGACTAATCTTCTGAAAG GTGTAAACGCTTCACCTCCGCCAGTCCCTCACGAAGTTCGCTTTTTGGAGGGTTCCAGCGATGAAGCTGAAGCCCCCAGAGGACTCTCAGTGTATGCAGCCTCACTGCCTGCTCTGTCCAAGCATCCTCTAG taACCGGACCTGAATTTCAGCATATTCGAGTTGGAGTTGGACATCGCCTGGATGCCTCGTCCTCTGGTGTTCTCG TTCTTGCTGTTGGGAACGGAAACCGAGCCCTGAATGATCTGTACAACACACGAACCACACGG gATTATACATTGGATTGTGAATTTGGGACAGCAACACATGACTTCTCTCCCACGGGGCGAGTTGTGGAACGATCCACTTACG GTCACATCACGCAGGACAAACTAGAGAGAGTGACTGCGATGCTGGAGGGAGCCAATCAGAAGGCCTTGAAGCT GTATTCTAACGTGGACATGAACTCACAGGAGGCGTATGAGTTGGCCGTGCAAGGTTTACTGGGTCCAGATGGGAAATCGGCTCCTATTTTAACAGGCCTACGCTGCATGCACTTCCAGCCCCCCAGATTCACTTTAG AGGTGCAGTGCCTGAACGAAAGTCAGAGATATTTACGCAAAGTTGTGCACGAGATAGGACTCGAGCTGCGCAGCACGGCGGTGTGCAAAGGAGTGAGGCGGACCCGGGACGGGTTTTTCACCCTGCAGGACGCGCTCACCCGCCACCACTGGAGTGCTGCTGATGTCATGCGGGCCGTCTACAACTACCACTCCTCGAAGAAAGACAGGAAACGCCCCCAGCTGCTGATCGAGAGACCCGTGTTGGGAGCATCCGTCGGAAAAGTGACGGCCGCTCAACAGAGCGAAACGAGTGAAGATGTGTCGGCAGGTGGAGCTCGGTGA
- the hdhd3 gene encoding haloacid dehalogenase-like hydrolase domain-containing protein 3, translating to MQARSPLRWVLWDVKDTLVSVLGSAGVQYCKEAEKLGLSLSHAEVDAAFGRVYRDYSSRYPNYGVSQGLTAQLWWMRVVKDTLSQCRVQDPAVLNTVAYNAYLNFKNAANWEMYPDAKPALERCSSLGLKLGVVSNFDNRLEAVLQSCGMLSHFSFVISSEAAGVPKPSPAIFVQALQKCGTPADSVAHVGDHLVNDYLASRSAGLHGFLLDRHNKHIDADVPHEHRIVSLDELPSRLQQLMHQ from the exons ATGCAAGCTCGAAGTCCTCTGCGCTGGGTGCTGTGGGATGTTAAAGACACCCTGGTGAGCGTGCTCGGGTCCGCTGGGGTGCAGTACTGCAAGGAGGCTGAAAAACTGGGCCTGAGCCTCAGTCATGCGGAGGTCGACGCTGCTTTCGGGCGGGTGTATCGAGATTATTCCAGCAGGTATCCAAACTATGGTGTATCTCAGGGTCTGACTGCCCAGTTATGGTGGATGAGAGTGGTGAAAGACACTCTGTCCCAGTGCAGGGTCCAGGATCCAGCCGTGTTAAATACTGTGGCTTACAATGCTTATTTGAACTTCAAAAATGCAGCAAACTGGGAG ATGTATCCCGACGCAAAGCCGGCCCTGGAGAGATGTTCCTCTCTCGGACTGAAGCTGGGTGTGGTCTCCAATTTCGACAACCGCCTCGAAGCAGTTTTACAGAGCTGCGGGATGCTGTCGCACTTCAGCTTTGTGATCTCATCGGAGGCCGCCGGCGTCCCGAAGCCCAGTCCGGCCATCTTTGTTCAGGCGCTGCAGAAATGCGGCACGCCGGCTGACAGCGTGGCTCACGTCGGGGACCACTTAGTGAACGATTACCTCGCATCGAGGTCCGCCGGCTTGCATGGGTTTCTTTTAGACCGACACAACAAGCACATAGACGCTGACGTTCCTCATGAGCACCGGATTGTGTCGCTGGACGAACTGCCGTCACGACTTCAGCAGCTTATGCACCAATAA
- the tgfa gene encoding protransforming growth factor alpha — protein sequence MFWILWDALFLLGGSLFTHGTGPSSSTIIKGNISIEANSTAAPNTSSSDSLTTAGEDAFTTDIPTFKSSLISSEPWWTDPTAVDATVSVNATSAADLHNSTSSRMSTTKRPAGAASDRPVKKFVAAAVHSRFDDCPDSHQHFCFHGTCRFLILEETPACVCHPGFVGLRCEHADLLAVVATNHRQQAVATVLVLCVIGCVLIMVLCSFLHCWWRQDCRRRSRAHLYVTEKHGASCYPPESVV from the exons ATGTTTTGGATTCTCTGGGATGCTCTGTTTCTGCTGGGCG GATCTCTTTTTACACATGGAACAGGTCCGAGCAGTTCAACAATCATCAAAGGCAACATTTCCATCGAGGCAAACTCCACTGCTGCTCCGAACACCTCCAGCAGCGACTCTTTGACGACTGCTGGCGAAGACGCATTTACAACTGATATTCCTACATTTAAAA GTTCTCTTATTTCATCTGAACCGTGGTGGACGGATCCAACAGCCGTCGATGCTACAGTCTCTGTTAACGCCACGTCTGCTGCCGATCTTCACAATTCAACGAGCAGCAGAATGTCCACAACTAAAAGACCCGCTGGGGCGGCCAGCGACCGCCCAGTTAAAA AGTTCGTGGCGGCGGCTGTTCACTCTCGTTTCGACGACTGTCCAGACTCCCACcaacatttctgctttcatgGCACGTGTCGCTTCCTGATACTGGAGGAGACGCCTGCGTGTGT GTGCCACCCAGGCTTCGTCGGGTTGAGGTGCGAGCACGCGGACCTGCTCGCCGTGGTGGCGACCAATCACAGGCAGCAGGCCGTTGCCACAGTGCTGGTGCTGTGCGTGATCGGCTGCGTTCTCATCATGGTGTTGTGCTCATTCTTACA tTGCTGGTGGAGGCAGGACTGTCGGCGGCGGAGTCGTGCGCATCTCTACGTGACAGAAAAGCACGGAGCATCCTGCTATCCACCGGAGAGTG TGGTCTGA